The genomic window GGGGGCAGGACCGGTTCATGCCTGGGGGCTCGCAAAGAAGCTTGGCGCTCCCCGTCTTCTCGTGCCGCCCAATGCGGGTGTGGGCTCGGCCATGGGATTTTTTACCGCGCCAAGGGCTTTCGATCTCCTTCGAAGCCACAAGGCCGCACTCGCGGACGTGGAATTCGGGATTATCGAGACCATATTCAAGAGCTTAGAGACCGAAGCGGAAAAGATATTCAGGAAAGAGGCGAGCCCGGAGACGATCCGGTACGAAAGGTCACTCGACATGCGCTTCGTGGGACAGGGTGCGGAGGTGAGCGTGCCCGTGTCGGCCGAGGAGTTTACCGTGCATACGCGGCCCGGGATCAGAAAGGCCTTCGATGGCGTGTATGAGAAGCTCTATGGCAGGACTTACCCCGATTCCGAGGTGGAATTTATCAATTTCAAGATCAGGGCAAGCCTCCCCGAGCGGCTCCTCAAGCTTCCGAAGCTCAGTGCAATTCCCGGCTCCACCCTCGGCGACGCAATAAAGGGGCAGCGACCCGCTTACTCCCCCGTAGCCGGGGATTTCATCACCCATACCATCTACGATCGGTACAAGCTCTTTCCCGGCGCGACATTCAAGGGTCCGGCGATCATCGAGGAAAAAGAGTCCACCCTGATCGTAGGCGAGGAGGGGCATGTATCAATCGATGAGTTCGGCTTTCTTTGGATCGACGTGAGGGGGGTATAAAGATGGCGCGTACATTTGATCCGATCACACTGGAGATTTTGTGGCGGAGATTGATCTCCATCGTTGACGAGGCGGACGGCAGCGTGGCCCGCACGGCATTCTCGAGTCTTCTCCGTGATGCCCACGACTACACCTGTATGTTTACCGACCGGAAAGGTCGGGAGCTGGCCCAGGGAACGTTCGCGACCCCGGGTCAGTCGGGCGCCATGGCGCTGGGCATAAAGAACCTGGTGCGCAAGTACCCTCTGGACTTCTACCGGGAGGGGGACGTCTTCATCACCAATGATCCCTGGGCCCTGGCCGGCCATCTCAACGACGTCTGCGTCATGAGCCCCATCTTCTATAAGAACCAGCTCGTGGCATTCACTGCCTGCGTTTTTCACCACTCCGACATCGGGGGACGGGTGGCTTCCGACAACCACGACGTGTTCGAGGAAGGTCTTTTCATACCTCTGGTCAAGCTCTACGATAAGGGCGTCCTCAACGAGGCGGTCCTCGACATGATCCGCTGGAACGTGCGGACCCCCGAGGAGGTAGTGGGCGACATCAGGTCCCAGATCGCCGCGAACCATGTGTGCGGTGAAAAGATACGGCAGATGCTTCAGGAGAGCGGACTTGAAGACCTCGACGACCTGGCCGACCAGATCATCGGCCTTACCGAGAAGAGCATGAGGGGAGAGATCGAGAAGATCCCCGATGGTGAGTATCTTGCCACCGGCAGAATCGAGCAGCAGGCAGGGCGGGAAGATATCCTTATCAATGCCAAGGTGGAAGTGAGGGGGAGCGATATCCTCGTCGACCTCGAAGGCTCCTCGGGACACGTGAACTGGGGCGGCAACGTGGTCTTCAATTTCACCTACGCCTATGTCTTTATGGCAGTCAAGAGCATGTTCGCCCCCGACATCCCGAATAACGAGGGATGCGCTACGCCCATCGTGCTGACCGCGCCGGAGGCCACGGTGGTGAACTGCAAGTTCCCCGTTGCCGTGGCCGCGAGAATGGGAGTCGGCCATTTTCTGACCGAAGTGATCTACCGCGCCCTCGCCGACGTACTGCCCACCCGTGTAATCGCGGGCTCCGGCGGCACACCGGCGGCCATGAACGTCTTCTATGGCCGGAGAATTGACGGAAAGCCCTGGCATTCGGTGATCATAAGGGGAGGTGGCATGGGGGCAGGGGCCATGAACGACGGCAATTACGTCTACATATTCCCGGCAAACGGGGCAAATACGCCGGTCGAGATATTCGAAAGCGACACCCCTCTCATCGTGGAGAGAAGGGAGCTTCTCGCCGATTCGGGGGGCATCGGCCGGACGAAGGGCGGCCTTGGAAAAAGGGAAGTCTTTCGCGTGCCCGATGACGAATATGCGCCTATTCCTCCCGTCAACCTCGGCATTCAGGCGGGCAGATATATCCATCCCGCGGAGGGCCTTTTCGGGGGAAAAACCGGCACGAAAGCCCAATTTCTGGTAAACGGAAAGGCGGGCAACTCCTATGGCCTCACCCAGCTCGTCCCGGGCGATGTGGTGACGATCGACGCCCCCGGAGGGGGCGGTTACGGGAAGGCCTTGGAGCGCGACCCCGAGCTCGTGGCATTCGATGTGGCCCAGGGCTATGTGAGCCTTGAGAGCGCGAGAGACGACTATGGCGTGGTCCTCGATCCGGTGACCCTTGCGGTCAGGCAGGAGGAGACGGAGAAGATCAGGGGATGAGGTGGAAAGGTTCCAATGAAACGCGGAAACAGCGCGGTTTCCTCTTTCGCAGTGATGCGGGCAGGGCAACGGAGCAGTTGTTGATCCTTGAATGTTGACCGAGACGGCAGGCCGGTAAGGCCTTGAAAAAGGGCTTCTAAATGGGCCCGGAAAGATTTTGAATTCAACAGGAGGGAGACAATGACGGGAAGTTCTGCATTCATAGGGGGAGAAAAAGACCTCCTCGCCTTTCAGCTTCAGGGGCTTAAGTGGACGGCCCGGCATGCGTATCTGGGCTCGTCGTTTTACAAGAGAAGGTTTGACGAGGCGAAAGTAAAGCCTGAAGACATACAAAGCCTCGACGATTTAAGGCGGCTGCCTTTTACCACGAGCAAGGACCTGCAGGAAGGATACCCTTTCCCCCTGCTCAGCGTGCCTTTCGAAGAGGTGGTCCGGATCCACGCGTCGAGCGGCACCACGGGCAAACGGAAGGTCCTGAGCTACACAGCAAAGGACGTAGACGATTGGGCGAACATGTTTGCCAGGTGCTACGAATATGCGGACTGCACCGTGAACGACCGCATTCAGATCGCGGTAGGCTACGGCGTCTGGACCGCGGGGGTAGGGTTCCAGAACGGCTGCGAACGGTTCGGGGCCATGGCCGTTCCCGTGGGGCCGGGAAACCTGGACATGCAGTGCCAGTTCCTCGAAGACCTGGGGACCACGGTCCTGTGCTGTACCGCCTCCATGGGGCTTCTCATGGCGGAGGAGATCGACAAGCGGGATTTAAGGGGCAAGATCGCCCTCAAAAAGATGATCTTCGGCTCCGAGCGCTCGAGCGAGGCCATGAGGACAAGGATTTCAGACCTCTCGGGCGTGGCGCCGGACCAGCTTTTCGATATCCCGGGCCTTACCGAGCTCTATGGACCGGGAACAGGTCTCGACTGTATCCACCACAAGGGAATCCATTACTGGGCGGACTACTATATCCTCGAGATCCTGAACCCCGAGACCCTGGAGCCCGTGGCGCCGGGCGAGGTGGGGGAGATGGTGGTGACCACCTTGCGAAAGGAGGGCGCTCCCCTCGTCAGGTACAGGACCAGGGACCTCTCGCGGATCATGCCTGAAAAGTGCCCCTGCGGCCGGGTGATGCCCCTGCACGACAAGATCCTCGGGAGGTCCGACGACATGTTCATCTTCAGGGCCGTCAACATCTACCCGAGCCATATCGATCAGATCCTCTCCCACATAGAAAAGGTGGGGAGCGAATACCAGATCGTCCTCACGCGGAAGGAAGATGGGAAGGACTATATGGCGGTAAAGGTGGAAAGGGCGCCGGGCGCAAATGGCGGGGACGATTCGCAGATCATAAGAGCCATCGCCAAGGATATCAAGAAACAGATCATGGTGAGCTGCGATGTCGAAATCGTCGATTACGGCGGCCTGCCGAGATCGGAGAGAAAGACCAAACGGGTCTTCGATAACAGAGACTAAGGAAAAGGGGGTCATCGTGACAGGATGTGAATACTATAAGCCACAGACACTCAAAGAAGCGCTCGATCTGGCGGGGAGCCTGGAGAACTGGGCCTACATCGCCGGGGGCACGGATGTCATGGTGCTCATGAGGCAGAAGAAGATCCGGCCCGCGCACCTGATTTCACTCAGGAACGTGGGCGCCATCTGCGCGGTCGACACGGGTTCGGGACTTACCCTCGGAAGCGGGGTAACCATGAGCGAGATCAACGGGAACGAAACGATCAGGAAGCGTTACAGCGCCCTGGTTGACGCCACGAGCAATGTGGGCTCGAAGCAGATACGGAATGTGGCCACCGTGGGAGGCAACATCTGTAATGCCGCCCCTTCGGCCGATTCGGCGTGCCCGCTGCTCGTCCTCGATGCGGGAGTCTGCATTATGGGCCCCGGCGGCGAGCGCGTGACGGCGATCGACGATTTCCTCGTGGGACCCAATAAGGTTGCCATGGAGAAGGGGGAGATCGTGACCTCCTTCAAGATACCCGCCTTAGGGGCAAATACCGGCTCCGCCTATATCAAACACACGAGAAGGCAGGCCATGGACCTCCCCATACTCGGGATCGCGGCGCGGATAACCATAAGGATCGACGGCGATGAGGTGGGCTGCAAGGATGCCTTTTGCACCATCGATTCCATCTCCCATATCGTGACGCGACTCGAGGAGGAAAAGGTCATCTGCGAGGACGTGAGGATCGCGATGGGGGTGGTCGCGCCGAGGCCGATCCGGGCGAAGAAGGCCGAGGAGGCCCTCAGGGGAAAGGTCATATCGGAGGCGTTGTTTCGGGAGATCGGGGAGATCGCGGCCTCCGAGTCTCAGCCGCGGGACAGCGTCCGCGGCGAAGCATGGTACCGACGGGACATGGTGAAGGTGCTTACGAAAAGGGCGATCCTGAAGGCCATAGACCGCGTGGTCAGGCCCGACGACGTCATATTTCCCGAAAGGCTTTGGTAAGAGAGGGGACCATGAAAAAAGAGATATCCTTTACGTTAAATAATGAAAAGGTGATGGTGGAAGTCGATCCCAAATGGACGCTCCTCCATGTGATCAGGGAAGTGCTCGAGATGACGGGAACGAAGGAGGGCTGCGGATACGGAGAATGCGGCGCCTGCACGGTCATTGTCGACGGCAAGGCAGTAGATTCCTGCCTCTATCCCGTGATGGAAGCGGAGGGCAAGGTGATTACGACGATCGAGGGTCTTGCCGCGAAGACGGGCGGGCTCGACCCGGTGCAGGCGGCCTTCGTGAAGGAGGGGGCCATTCAGTGCGGCTTTTGCATACCGGGCATGATCATGTCCGCGAAGGCCCTTCTCGATGAGAAGCCCGCGCCTTCTGACGATGAGATCAAAGAGAGCATCGAAGGCAACCTGTGCAGGTGCACGGGGTACGTGAAGATCCTCGATGCAGTCAAATCCATTGCAGGCGGGAGGTGAGTATGAGCGTACCGACCATTGTAGGACAGAAAATCCCGAAAAAAGATGCGCCCCTCAAGGCTACGGGCGGGGCAATCTACATACAGGACCTCAAGCTTCCGGGCATGCTCTACGGGAGGATACTTTATAGTAAATACCCCCACGCCCGGATCGTAAATATCGACACGAGCAAAGCGCGGGAGCTTCCCGGGGTGCGGGCGGTGATCACTGCCGCCGACGTGCCGAACAACTTCAGGTTCGGCTTCCTGAAGGACAACCCGCCCCTTAAGTCGGGTAAAGTGCTCTCCATGAGGGATGAAGTGGCCGCCGTGGCAGCCATAAGTCCCGAGATCGCCGAAGAGGCCCTCGACCTGATCCAGGTTGATTACGAGGAATTGCCGGGCATATTCGACCCAATGGAGGCCATGAAGGAAGGGGCGCCCCTGGTCCATGAGGAGTTCAAATCGAACGTGCTCAAGATGCCGTGGAAATTCGTGGCCGGCGACGTGGAGGCAGCGAAGAAGGAGTCCGCCTTTGTGGTGGAGGATACTTTCAGCACCCCCTGGGTGACCCACTGCTGCCTGGGCACGAGCGGATGCATCGCGTGCTTCGATACGAACAACAACCTCGTCATGTACAGCAACACCCAGATACCCTCCCTGGCCCAGAACGATTTCATCGAGGCCCTGAAGGCCTTCGGCCACAAGAACAGGAAAGTGAGGGTGATCCAGGCAGTGATAGGCGGCGGCTTCGGCAGCAAGCTCGATACCTATGCCTATGAATATATCGCTATCCTCCTCGCCATGGAGACGAGAAAGCCGGTAAAGATAGTCTTTTCGAGGGAAGAGGAGTTCTTCGCCACGTCCCCGCGGCAGTGCACGGTCACGAAGATCTCCCAGGGGTGCGACAAGGACGGCAGGCTCACCTTCCGCGAGATGGAGATGGTCCTCGACAACGGCGCCTACACGTCGTGGGGCGCGACCACGCCTTCGGTCATGATGGTGCCCATCTCGTCGCTGTACAAGGTGCCGAATATCCACTATACGGCAAAGTGCGTCTACACGAACAATACCTACAGCCAGGCCATGAGGGGGTACGGAAATCCCCAGGCGACCTTTGCCATCGAGTCGCTCCTCGACCAGCTCGCGGAGAAGGCGGGCATCGATCCTGTCGAGATACGGCGCATCAATGCGAATGAGCCGGGCGAGCTCACGCCGCAGAATTTCAAGATCACCTCCTGCGGCATGAAGGAGTGCATAGAAGAGGTGGTGACGCGCCTCAACTGGAAAGAGAAGCGGGGGAAACATAACGGCAGGGGCGTGGGCATGGCGGCCCTTATCCACGTGGGGGGCGCGGCACGGGTCTATAAGTCCGACGGGTGCGGCACCATCATAAAAGTTGACGACAACGGAAAAGTGGACGTCATTACGGGCTCCTCCGAGATCGGCCAGGGCTCGGAGACGATCATCTCCCAGATAGTGGCCGAGGTGATCGGCGTCCCCATGGACGACATCAACGTGATCAATAACGACACTGACGTCTGCCCCTGGGATGTGGGGGCCCATGCGAGCAGGACCACCTTCGTGGCGGGCAATTCAGCCCTCGGCGCGGCGAAAAAGATCAGGGCCCAGATAATGGAGATCGCGGCGAAGAACCTGAAAGAATCCCCGGAATCCCTCGACATGCAGGACGGCGTCATATTTGCGGTTCACGACAAGGAGAAGAACATTACCCTCTCCAAGGTCCTGAGGAAAGCCCATTATACCCCTGGAGGACGGATGCTGGTGGCGGAGCATTTCTACGATCCGCCAAACGAGAACTTCGATCAGACCTTCAGGGGCAATCTCTCTGTATCCTACGCCTACGGGGCCCATGGGGCGGAAGTGGAGGTGGACAGGGAGACGGGAAAGGTGAAGATCCTCAACTACGTGGCTGCCCACGACGTGGGGAAGGCCTTAAACCCCATGCTCCTCGAGGCGCAGATCCACGGCGGAGGATTGATGGGGATCGGGTATGCCCTGGGAGAGAAGATGGTATTCGAAAAGGGCGTCCTCAAGAACGGCAATTTCCTCGATTACAAGATGCCCACCGCACGGGATGTGCCCCCGGTCCAGGCCGTGATAGTGGAGACGGACGAGCAGGACGGACCCTTCGGCGCAAAAGGCATCGGCGAGCCCGGCCTCGTTCCCACGGCGCCCGCCATCGCGAATGCCATCTATGACGCGGTAGGCGTGAGGATCAAGGACCTGCCCATCACGCCGGAGAAGATCCTGAAGGCGCTAAAGGAAAAAGAAGCACGCTGAAAAGTCATAAAGCCATGGCCGGGCGGGCAGAATATTGTGCCGCCCGGCCATCTGTATCAATAAGAGAGAGATAATCCGTCTGTCAAGCGATGCCTTCGAACCCGGGGCTTTTTAATCACGGACGTACGGGAGAGGGACGCCTGGTCAAAGCCCACGGGGGGCGTGAGGACGAGTACCGCCGTGGATTGGGCCGACTCGTTATTGGCGGCATCATAGGCTGAAACCGTGTAGTTGCTGTCCGTCGAGGGCGGGACGGTACTGTAGGATGTACCTGTTGAAGTCCCCGCCAGGGACCCGTTTCGATATACTTTATACCCCTCGACCGCCACATTATCGGCGGACGCGGTCCACGTGAAGATGACGGTGGAAGGCGAAGGGACTTTGGCCCTGAGATTGACGGGCACTGCCGGCGGCTCAATATCGGCCTCCGGTCCGCAGAAGAAACTGATGTTGCGCGTGTAGCTGTTAACCTGGATATCTCCTGCCGCGGCGTTTTGCACACAGGCATTGTTGATTTTCAAATTCTTCACGGACACGCCGTCAACGACGCGGTCGGCGTCATAGCCGAAGATCCCGTTCGCCTTCTGGTTGGCTCCCTTGAGGATAACATTGTCGAAGGTTATATTTTGCACACTGCCCCCTGGGGAAGTATTGTAAGGCGTAGGCGCCATGGTGAGGTTAAGAAGGTTTGTCATGGCAGAGATGTGGTCCACCCGGATATTCTGAAATGCGACATTCCTCACCGTAACGCCGTCTGCGCTATTAATCGCGAGGACCCCTCTCGCCCAGTCGAAGTCATAATTATCGACCTCGAGGATATCGATATTCCTCACCTTAATTCCATCGAAAGTCCGGTCCGAAATGCTGTACGATTCGGGTCCGATAAGAACTGCTCTTCCCTGATCGGCCCAGAGGACGGAATTCTGAATGGCGGTATTATAAGAACCCATTGTATTTCCGCCTTCACCTCCCAGGGCAAGCTTTATGGTGATGCAGTCGTCGTTGGTTCTTATAAAACAGTCGTTGATCGTGACGTTGCGGGAGTACTGGGGGAGAATGCCGTCGGAATTTACCATCCATCCCATGATTTTGACATTGTCCACTACGACGGCATCGGATGCGATGATCGGTATATTCCACCCCACGCCGTCAATGATGATAATGTCTTGCACGGTAATCCCGGTCGATTCGTTCACCGTGAGCATGGGGGGTTTAGGGGTATTGTCCGGAATCGCGTGATCGAACTTGCCCCCCGAGAG from Syntrophorhabdaceae bacterium includes these protein-coding regions:
- a CDS encoding hydantoinase B/oxoprolinase family protein, with the protein product MARTFDPITLEILWRRLISIVDEADGSVARTAFSSLLRDAHDYTCMFTDRKGRELAQGTFATPGQSGAMALGIKNLVRKYPLDFYREGDVFITNDPWALAGHLNDVCVMSPIFYKNQLVAFTACVFHHSDIGGRVASDNHDVFEEGLFIPLVKLYDKGVLNEAVLDMIRWNVRTPEEVVGDIRSQIAANHVCGEKIRQMLQESGLEDLDDLADQIIGLTEKSMRGEIEKIPDGEYLATGRIEQQAGREDILINAKVEVRGSDILVDLEGSSGHVNWGGNVVFNFTYAYVFMAVKSMFAPDIPNNEGCATPIVLTAPEATVVNCKFPVAVAARMGVGHFLTEVIYRALADVLPTRVIAGSGGTPAAMNVFYGRRIDGKPWHSVIIRGGGMGAGAMNDGNYVYIFPANGANTPVEIFESDTPLIVERRELLADSGGIGRTKGGLGKREVFRVPDDEYAPIPPVNLGIQAGRYIHPAEGLFGGKTGTKAQFLVNGKAGNSYGLTQLVPGDVVTIDAPGGGGYGKALERDPELVAFDVAQGYVSLESARDDYGVVLDPVTLAVRQEETEKIRG
- a CDS encoding xanthine dehydrogenase family protein molybdopterin-binding subunit, which encodes MSVPTIVGQKIPKKDAPLKATGGAIYIQDLKLPGMLYGRILYSKYPHARIVNIDTSKARELPGVRAVITAADVPNNFRFGFLKDNPPLKSGKVLSMRDEVAAVAAISPEIAEEALDLIQVDYEELPGIFDPMEAMKEGAPLVHEEFKSNVLKMPWKFVAGDVEAAKKESAFVVEDTFSTPWVTHCCLGTSGCIACFDTNNNLVMYSNTQIPSLAQNDFIEALKAFGHKNRKVRVIQAVIGGGFGSKLDTYAYEYIAILLAMETRKPVKIVFSREEEFFATSPRQCTVTKISQGCDKDGRLTFREMEMVLDNGAYTSWGATTPSVMMVPISSLYKVPNIHYTAKCVYTNNTYSQAMRGYGNPQATFAIESLLDQLAEKAGIDPVEIRRINANEPGELTPQNFKITSCGMKECIEEVVTRLNWKEKRGKHNGRGVGMAALIHVGGAARVYKSDGCGTIIKVDDNGKVDVITGSSEIGQGSETIISQIVAEVIGVPMDDINVINNDTDVCPWDVGAHASRTTFVAGNSALGAAKKIRAQIMEIAAKNLKESPESLDMQDGVIFAVHDKEKNITLSKVLRKAHYTPGGRMLVAEHFYDPPNENFDQTFRGNLSVSYAYGAHGAEVEVDRETGKVKILNYVAAHDVGKALNPMLLEAQIHGGGLMGIGYALGEKMVFEKGVLKNGNFLDYKMPTARDVPPVQAVIVETDEQDGPFGAKGIGEPGLVPTAPAIANAIYDAVGVRIKDLPITPEKILKALKEKEAR
- a CDS encoding FAD binding domain-containing protein, translated to MTGCEYYKPQTLKEALDLAGSLENWAYIAGGTDVMVLMRQKKIRPAHLISLRNVGAICAVDTGSGLTLGSGVTMSEINGNETIRKRYSALVDATSNVGSKQIRNVATVGGNICNAAPSADSACPLLVLDAGVCIMGPGGERVTAIDDFLVGPNKVAMEKGEIVTSFKIPALGANTGSAYIKHTRRQAMDLPILGIAARITIRIDGDEVGCKDAFCTIDSISHIVTRLEEEKVICEDVRIAMGVVAPRPIRAKKAEEALRGKVISEALFREIGEIAASESQPRDSVRGEAWYRRDMVKVLTKRAILKAIDRVVRPDDVIFPERLW
- a CDS encoding phenylacetate--CoA ligase, encoding MTGSSAFIGGEKDLLAFQLQGLKWTARHAYLGSSFYKRRFDEAKVKPEDIQSLDDLRRLPFTTSKDLQEGYPFPLLSVPFEEVVRIHASSGTTGKRKVLSYTAKDVDDWANMFARCYEYADCTVNDRIQIAVGYGVWTAGVGFQNGCERFGAMAVPVGPGNLDMQCQFLEDLGTTVLCCTASMGLLMAEEIDKRDLRGKIALKKMIFGSERSSEAMRTRISDLSGVAPDQLFDIPGLTELYGPGTGLDCIHHKGIHYWADYYILEILNPETLEPVAPGEVGEMVVTTLRKEGAPLVRYRTRDLSRIMPEKCPCGRVMPLHDKILGRSDDMFIFRAVNIYPSHIDQILSHIEKVGSEYQIVLTRKEDGKDYMAVKVERAPGANGGDDSQIIRAIAKDIKKQIMVSCDVEIVDYGGLPRSERKTKRVFDNRD
- a CDS encoding (2Fe-2S)-binding protein, coding for MKKEISFTLNNEKVMVEVDPKWTLLHVIREVLEMTGTKEGCGYGECGACTVIVDGKAVDSCLYPVMEAEGKVITTIEGLAAKTGGLDPVQAAFVKEGAIQCGFCIPGMIMSAKALLDEKPAPSDDEIKESIEGNLCRCTGYVKILDAVKSIAGGR
- a CDS encoding glycosyl hydrolase family 28 protein, whose product is MKTPRPSLAGKQLARGLVIAILGLLPLFLLFPLLLQAEITVYPAPQDAPGNPTFTVEVRSPGGAWSGLFVYDAMVDKTTQSHMSFAYFDSDFSTNVEVRVTNNSGVVSSAVIRPDSAGLVPSIAGNTVTFTMTAPKKISVEIDHDIYHNLFIFANGKDLNPIASSGPKVLYYGPGTHLIGDGTGTLYPSIGDTVYIAGGAIVYGKILVHKAHDVTIAGRGILSGGKFDHAIPDNTPKPPMLTVNESTGITVQDIIIIDGVGWNIPIIASDAVVVDNVKIMGWMVNSDGILPQYSRNVTINDCFIRTNDDCITIKLALGGEGGNTMGSYNTAIQNSVLWADQGRAVLIGPESYSISDRTFDGIKVRNIDILEVDNYDFDWARGVLAINSADGVTVRNVAFQNIRVDHISAMTNLLNLTMAPTPYNTSPGGSVQNITFDNVILKGANQKANGIFGYDADRVVDGVSVKNLKINNACVQNAAAGDIQVNSYTRNISFFCGPEADIEPPAVPVNLRAKVPSPSTVIFTWTASADNVAVEGYKVYRNGSLAGTSTGTSYSTVPPSTDSNYTVSAYDAANNESAQSTAVLVLTPPVGFDQASLSRTSVIKKPRVRRHRLTDGLSLSY